Proteins encoded together in one Desulfosporosinus meridiei DSM 13257 window:
- a CDS encoding cobalamin B12-binding domain-containing protein — protein sequence MEDELQIAMADLDEEKTLLLVEERIKAGYSSVEIIETCRRGVEIVGEKYSDSHYYLSDLIMSEEILKGVMRVLEPYIPTNDTVQGPSIVMGTIEGDIHDLGKNIIIYLLRSSGYKVHDLGVDVKPERFIQAVNETNASILGISVLISFCVSSIKRVVDLLDEAGMRDKVKVVVGGYPVNQEVKEFTGADFYANDVTEALRIYREILGVEEGSVSEF from the coding sequence TTGGAAGACGAACTACAAATAGCTATGGCGGATTTAGATGAAGAAAAGACCCTGCTGCTGGTGGAAGAAAGGATTAAAGCCGGTTATTCATCGGTGGAAATCATTGAAACTTGTCGTCGGGGAGTAGAAATTGTCGGAGAAAAATATAGTGACAGTCATTATTACCTTTCGGATCTGATTATGTCGGAAGAAATACTTAAAGGGGTTATGCGTGTTTTAGAACCTTATATCCCTACCAATGACACAGTTCAGGGGCCTTCCATTGTAATGGGAACTATCGAAGGTGATATTCACGATCTTGGGAAAAATATAATTATTTACTTATTGAGGTCATCGGGGTATAAAGTTCATGATTTAGGTGTGGATGTAAAACCTGAGAGATTTATTCAAGCGGTTAACGAAACTAACGCCTCGATTTTGGGAATCAGTGTCTTGATCTCCTTTTGCGTCAGTTCTATTAAAAGAGTCGTGGACCTTTTAGATGAAGCCGGCATGCGAGACAAGGTGAAGGTTGTCGTGGGAGGGTATCCTGTTAATCAGGAAGTTAAAGAATTTACCGGCGCAGATTTCTATGCCAACGATGTAACGGAAGCCTTAAGAATTTACCGCGAAATTCTAGGAGTGGAAGAAGGTTCAGTCTCAGAGTTCTGA
- a CDS encoding GntR family transcriptional regulator: MIQAEKIDKSSVIPIYYQLFKLIEEQIRKGDLKPGESLPTEHEISLRFEISRMTVRRAIAELVSAGMVYAQQGRGTFVATPKLDNIVFELNDFNQEIKERGLNCKSTLLEAKIIRADKELREKFQVGEESKRFLYFRTVFSAEDERLSYEVKYTIYSKSRPILESELKDPSLPGLIATHTEYVPMSAKKVLQVSVCTEEEAAILGIAPNSPVFLVEQTIYDPDLKPVGWSKAVYRGDRYKLTSYDGWYKKD; encoded by the coding sequence GTGATTCAAGCAGAAAAGATAGATAAGAGTTCGGTGATACCGATATACTATCAACTATTTAAGTTAATTGAGGAGCAAATACGCAAGGGGGATCTCAAACCCGGCGAGTCTTTGCCGACGGAGCATGAAATTTCTTTGCGCTTCGAGATTAGCCGAATGACAGTTCGCAGAGCTATTGCCGAATTGGTGTCAGCAGGTATGGTCTATGCCCAGCAAGGCCGAGGTACCTTTGTGGCAACACCTAAATTAGACAATATTGTTTTCGAACTGAACGACTTTAACCAAGAAATTAAAGAGCGTGGTTTAAACTGCAAGAGCACTCTCTTGGAAGCGAAAATCATTCGCGCAGATAAGGAACTCAGAGAAAAGTTTCAGGTGGGGGAAGAATCCAAGCGGTTTTTGTATTTTCGTACAGTTTTTTCCGCAGAGGACGAACGTCTTTCCTATGAAGTGAAATATACCATCTACTCTAAGAGCAGGCCTATTCTGGAATCTGAGCTTAAAGATCCGAGTCTGCCGGGTTTAATAGCGACACATACAGAATATGTGCCGATGAGCGCTAAAAAAGTTCTGCAAGTCTCGGTATGTACTGAAGAAGAAGCTGCAATCCTGGGTATCGCGCCTAACTCACCTGTTTTTTTAGTAGAGCAGACGATCTATGACCCAGACCTAAAACCGGTGGGTTGGAGTAAGGCTGTTTATCGAGGAGATCGATATAAATTGACAAGCTATGATGGCTGGTATAAAAAAGATTAA
- the asnS gene encoding asparagine--tRNA ligase → MQSTTVKEIYREPNPFLNQKVELSGWVRTVRTSKTFGFIEINDGSFFENLQVVFEESLANFQEIGKLTISSAIRVQGELVPSPGAKQPFELKAENIEILSVSAADYPLQKKRHTFEYLRTIAHLRPRTNTFAAVFRLRSMIAYAIHKFFQEKGFVYVHTPIITGSDAEGAGEMFKVTALDLANPPKDSEGNVDFSKDFFGRPTSLTVSGQLNVETYCMAFRNVYTFGPTFRAENSNTARHAAEFWMIEPEIAFANLTDNMNLAEEMMKYLIQYALDNAPEEMAFFNNFVDKTLFERLENILSSEFAHVTYTEAVEMLEKEDFKFEYPVSWGMDLQTEHERYLTEKIFKKPVFVTDYPKGIKAFYMRLNEDNKTVAAMDLLVPGVGEIIGGSQREERIEILQDRMQEAGLKAEDYWWYLDLRRYGGVPHAGYGLGFERVIMYLTGIANIRDVISFPRTTNSSEF, encoded by the coding sequence ATGCAATCTACAACTGTTAAGGAGATTTACAGAGAGCCGAATCCTTTTCTCAATCAGAAAGTAGAATTATCCGGATGGGTTCGCACAGTGCGTACGTCCAAAACATTTGGCTTTATTGAGATAAATGACGGGAGTTTTTTTGAGAACCTTCAAGTGGTTTTTGAAGAAAGTCTTGCCAACTTCCAGGAGATAGGCAAGCTCACAATCAGCTCGGCGATTCGTGTTCAAGGAGAACTGGTCCCCTCACCGGGAGCAAAACAACCCTTTGAGTTGAAAGCGGAAAACATCGAAATTCTTTCTGTGTCTGCTGCAGATTACCCACTCCAAAAAAAGCGGCATACTTTTGAGTATCTGCGGACGATTGCTCATCTGCGCCCCAGAACTAATACCTTTGCGGCTGTCTTTCGTTTAAGGTCAATGATTGCCTATGCGATTCATAAGTTCTTTCAGGAAAAAGGCTTTGTCTATGTACATACCCCGATTATCACCGGCAGTGATGCGGAAGGAGCCGGTGAAATGTTTAAGGTAACGGCTCTGGATCTGGCTAATCCGCCCAAGGATAGTGAGGGGAATGTTGATTTTTCTAAAGACTTTTTTGGTCGCCCTACTAGCCTGACGGTAAGTGGCCAGCTTAATGTAGAGACCTATTGCATGGCCTTCCGAAATGTTTATACTTTCGGGCCCACCTTTCGCGCCGAAAATTCCAACACGGCCCGGCATGCAGCGGAGTTTTGGATGATTGAACCGGAGATCGCCTTCGCAAATCTGACGGATAACATGAATTTAGCTGAAGAAATGATGAAATATTTAATCCAATATGCCTTGGATAATGCTCCCGAGGAAATGGCTTTTTTCAATAATTTTGTGGATAAGACCTTGTTTGAACGCTTGGAAAACATCCTCAGCTCAGAATTTGCCCATGTGACCTACACTGAAGCTGTAGAAATGTTGGAGAAAGAAGACTTTAAATTTGAGTATCCGGTGAGCTGGGGAATGGATCTTCAGACAGAGCATGAGAGGTATCTCACAGAAAAGATCTTTAAAAAACCTGTTTTCGTCACGGACTATCCTAAAGGCATCAAGGCCTTTTATATGCGCTTAAATGAGGACAATAAGACGGTGGCAGCCATGGATCTGCTCGTCCCCGGTGTGGGGGAAATCATTGGCGGGAGTCAACGGGAAGAGCGGATCGAGATCTTGCAAGATCGTATGCAAGAAGCAGGCTTAAAGGCCGAAGATTATTGGTGGTACCTGGATCTAAGGCGCTACGGGGGCGTGCCCCATGCCGGATATGGTCTGGGCTTTGAACGGGTTATCATGTATTTAACCGGTATCGCTAATATTCGTGATGTGATCTCTTTTCCAAGAACAACAAATTCCAGTGAATTTTAA
- a CDS encoding methyl-accepting chemotaxis protein yields the protein MSKGVKGSMSIKTRITLVAGMVIIFIVAALSGASLWNAEKLLKTSELQTQKLVEQGINDEFADRMARAKSSVLSVTMNPDVAKALAEGDRATVARLVQPVFDEIKKEGFSQLQFHLAPATSFYRAHSPRKFGDDLSKIRPTVVAANSEHKIVEGLEEGVEGYGFRVVVPVKYQEQWVGTVEYGMDFGQDFLKALQKKNPGEYYIYLLDPSTSMIKNVKENGGLLAGTGADNFSIPESTLTALREGEARFSVSEDNHYNVSLIPFRDYRGDVKGYIKTVVSREAVLKDLRALKSSVLTIGLIVLALGICAGYLVSLTLTKPLLQLTNDARTLATGNLKMEIKTNWYGELETLAIAMKKMLENTKEVCSSINHAVSLVEDSRQEISEAVELTSQGTDQLAKSVGQVASAAQTIAVRTSEMSIQYESINSSIQRLARHMKFIANSTSEVRERTMSGEDIMKNLADKMRAFSHKVAKIQTGSQILREQTGEIRGITQIITEISDQTNLLALNAAIEAARAGEAGRGFAVVAEEVRLLAEGSRKSAAQIAKLIDQVTLNVEHSAEASEEAVYLIKEQESIGESALGQFEEISQGTQNVVLLLGEMDSEVQQVIRLGQTINSSVSEIAGLCQEDAAASEEMAASTEEMSATIGTIGASVRELGRLMEDLKAQSKRFVI from the coding sequence ATGTCAAAAGGGGTCAAAGGTTCTATGTCCATAAAAACACGTATTACTCTCGTCGCAGGAATGGTAATTATTTTTATCGTAGCAGCCTTATCTGGGGCTAGCCTTTGGAATGCCGAGAAGCTCCTCAAAACCAGTGAGCTGCAAACTCAAAAACTTGTAGAGCAAGGAATCAACGATGAATTTGCAGATCGTATGGCTCGGGCAAAATCCTCGGTCCTATCCGTGACAATGAACCCTGATGTCGCCAAGGCCTTAGCAGAAGGAGACCGAGCTACTGTCGCCCGTCTTGTTCAACCCGTGTTTGACGAGATCAAAAAAGAGGGGTTTAGTCAACTTCAGTTTCACCTCGCCCCGGCAACTTCATTCTATAGAGCGCATTCACCTCGAAAATTTGGAGACGACCTTTCCAAAATTCGGCCTACGGTAGTGGCAGCCAATAGTGAACATAAGATTGTGGAAGGACTTGAAGAAGGGGTGGAAGGATACGGATTTCGAGTTGTTGTACCGGTCAAGTATCAAGAACAATGGGTAGGTACTGTGGAATATGGCATGGATTTCGGGCAAGATTTCTTAAAAGCTTTGCAAAAGAAAAACCCAGGTGAATATTATATCTATCTCCTTGATCCTTCAACCTCCATGATCAAAAATGTCAAAGAAAATGGGGGATTACTGGCCGGTACTGGGGCAGACAATTTTTCAATACCTGAAAGTACTTTAACGGCTCTGAGGGAGGGAGAAGCACGTTTTTCCGTGAGTGAGGATAACCACTATAATGTTTCCCTTATTCCTTTCCGTGACTACAGGGGGGATGTAAAAGGGTATATCAAGACCGTAGTTTCCCGGGAGGCAGTGCTAAAAGACTTAAGAGCACTCAAGAGTTCGGTTTTGACGATTGGCCTGATAGTTCTGGCCCTGGGAATCTGTGCAGGGTATCTAGTCTCCTTAACTCTCACCAAACCTCTCCTGCAGTTAACCAATGATGCTAGAACCTTAGCGACGGGTAATTTGAAAATGGAGATTAAAACAAATTGGTACGGAGAATTAGAAACCTTGGCCATAGCTATGAAAAAGATGCTGGAAAACACCAAAGAAGTATGTTCTTCGATTAATCATGCTGTAAGCCTGGTAGAAGATTCTAGGCAAGAGATTTCTGAGGCTGTCGAATTAACTTCTCAAGGGACAGATCAGTTGGCTAAAAGTGTTGGTCAGGTAGCGAGCGCTGCTCAAACTATTGCCGTTCGTACCAGTGAGATGAGTATTCAATATGAGAGTATCAATTCAAGTATCCAACGCTTAGCACGCCATATGAAATTCATAGCTAACAGCACTTCTGAGGTTCGTGAGCGGACAATGAGTGGGGAAGATATAATGAAAAATCTGGCTGACAAAATGAGAGCCTTTTCTCATAAAGTGGCTAAAATTCAAACCGGAAGTCAAATTCTCAGAGAACAAACGGGAGAAATCCGCGGTATTACCCAAATTATCACTGAGATTTCCGACCAAACGAATTTACTTGCCCTTAATGCGGCTATCGAAGCAGCACGGGCCGGGGAAGCGGGGCGGGGGTTTGCAGTTGTCGCTGAAGAAGTCCGCTTATTAGCTGAAGGGTCTAGGAAAAGTGCCGCTCAGATAGCAAAATTAATTGATCAAGTGACCTTAAATGTAGAGCACTCCGCGGAAGCCTCAGAAGAAGCGGTCTATTTAATCAAGGAACAGGAAAGTATTGGTGAGAGCGCTTTAGGGCAATTTGAGGAGATATCTCAAGGGACACAAAATGTCGTTCTCTTACTCGGCGAAATGGATTCGGAAGTTCAGCAAGTTATCCGCTTAGGGCAGACAATCAATTCATCGGTTTCTGAAATTGCGGGACTATGTCAAGAAGATGCGGCAGCTTCTGAGGAAATGGCGGCTTCAACGGAAGAAATGAGTGCAACCATTGGTACCATCGGTGCCAGTGTCAGAGAGTTAGGGAGATTGATGGAGGATCTGAAGGCCCAAAGTAAGAGGTTCGTAATTTGA
- a CDS encoding DUF523 domain-containing protein: protein MILVSACLLGLNTKYNGESNLHALIQKYSTLGRFIPVCPEQLGGLPTPREPVEIIKGTGRDVLRGASLIQGESGEMVTGQFIKGANEVLKITELFKVTAAILKERSPSCGVNHIYDGSFGHVIIPGQGVTAALLQEHNIPLYSEENLTEEKLLELLSC, encoded by the coding sequence ATGATTCTGGTGAGTGCTTGTTTACTGGGGCTGAATACGAAGTATAACGGAGAGTCAAATCTCCATGCTCTGATTCAGAAATACAGCACCTTAGGTCGGTTTATCCCGGTTTGCCCGGAACAACTTGGTGGTTTGCCAACTCCCCGTGAACCTGTGGAGATTATTAAGGGCACAGGGCGGGATGTCCTCAGGGGGGCCAGCCTTATTCAAGGAGAGTCCGGAGAAATGGTGACGGGACAATTTATTAAAGGGGCCAATGAAGTGTTGAAGATCACGGAGCTGTTTAAGGTTACTGCCGCTATACTTAAAGAGCGCAGCCCCTCTTGTGGAGTGAATCATATATATGACGGGAGCTTCGGACATGTAATAATTCCCGGCCAGGGTGTGACAGCAGCCTTATTGCAAGAACATAATATTCCCCTTTATTCGGAAGAGAATTTGACTGAGGAAAAACTATTAGAGCTATTAAGCTGTTGA
- a CDS encoding MutS family DNA mismatch repair protein: protein MRGPKEQYQRRRKFYGDKLENLTQLINRLSNLRLGFSLVGLGLSVFLYLSYSHTLGYIAGLFTLVVFMGLVLWHQSLRLRQRYIRMLFENYEQSLERLAGEWKSFPDSGEDFRDPAHPFSEDLDLFGSNSLFQWINTAMTFRGREKLRESLSAVPSDGETILTKQEAIKELAGNLTWRQRFLAEAKMAKGPLKSPQGIIEWAKNVDSSYLRTSVLIWARALPIITISFVLLYLITPQVTFHYPLAGIIVQSLILFAGKQRGKALNAVYSYKESIKTYEKMLERFEKRSFHADYLKGLKKGLYDSDSKPAYEQIRKLSGIADLIANRENAVFLIVNILTLWDIQCMIALESWKEKSGRSLGTWLDTIAELEAMSSLAIIHFDHPEWGVPKISPEPGINAKRIGHPLLSGSICNDLAIQKDSGILLITGSNMSGKSTLLRTVGINLVLAYAGAPVCAQAFSCSVLQMYTCMRVSDNLGKSISSFYAELLRIKQIVSAAKTQTNIFFLLDEIFKGTNSQDRHAGAKVLIQQLSKAGAMGMVSTHDLELGDLERDSERKIRNYHFREYYKDDEIYFDYKLRPGISTTRNAMYLIKMAGIDVEQ, encoded by the coding sequence TTGAGAGGGCCAAAGGAACAATACCAACGACGAAGGAAGTTCTATGGAGATAAATTGGAGAATTTGACTCAGTTGATTAACCGCTTAAGTAATCTAAGACTAGGGTTTTCTTTAGTGGGTCTGGGTCTAAGTGTATTTCTGTATCTAAGCTATAGTCACACCCTAGGGTACATAGCCGGTCTTTTCACCCTGGTGGTTTTTATGGGGCTGGTTCTGTGGCACCAGAGCTTAAGATTACGACAACGGTATATCCGGATGCTCTTTGAAAACTATGAGCAGTCCTTAGAACGTTTGGCAGGAGAATGGAAGTCCTTTCCGGATTCCGGGGAAGATTTTCGGGATCCGGCCCATCCCTTTTCAGAAGACCTAGACCTTTTTGGCTCAAACTCGCTTTTTCAATGGATAAATACAGCGATGACTTTTCGAGGGCGGGAAAAGCTCCGAGAGTCCTTGAGTGCAGTCCCCTCTGATGGAGAAACTATTTTAACTAAGCAAGAGGCGATCAAAGAGCTTGCGGGTAATTTGACTTGGAGACAAAGGTTTCTGGCAGAGGCGAAAATGGCTAAAGGTCCGCTGAAATCCCCTCAGGGTATTATTGAATGGGCTAAAAATGTCGATTCCTCATATCTGAGAACCAGTGTGTTAATATGGGCTCGGGCTTTACCCATCATCACAATCAGCTTTGTGCTGTTGTATTTAATAACTCCCCAGGTCACATTCCATTATCCACTGGCAGGTATCATAGTTCAGTCCCTGATACTCTTTGCCGGAAAGCAGCGAGGCAAGGCCCTGAATGCGGTTTATTCTTATAAAGAAAGTATTAAGACTTATGAGAAAATGCTGGAACGTTTCGAAAAACGCTCCTTTCACGCTGATTATCTCAAGGGTCTGAAGAAAGGCCTCTATGATTCTGACAGTAAGCCGGCCTATGAACAGATTAGAAAACTCTCAGGTATCGCAGACTTAATAGCTAACCGAGAGAATGCGGTTTTTTTAATCGTTAACATCCTAACCCTTTGGGATATCCAGTGTATGATCGCCTTAGAATCCTGGAAAGAAAAATCAGGTCGGTCACTGGGAACTTGGTTAGATACCATTGCTGAATTAGAGGCTATGTCTAGTCTGGCGATCATTCATTTTGATCATCCGGAATGGGGAGTGCCCAAGATCTCCCCTGAGCCGGGTATTAATGCTAAAAGAATAGGACACCCGCTTTTAAGTGGATCGATTTGTAATGACCTGGCAATTCAAAAAGATTCCGGAATTTTGTTAATTACCGGCTCGAATATGTCCGGTAAAAGTACCTTGCTGAGAACTGTAGGAATCAATTTAGTCTTGGCTTATGCTGGAGCACCTGTCTGTGCCCAGGCCTTTTCCTGTTCGGTGCTGCAGATGTATACCTGCATGCGGGTCAGTGATAATTTAGGAAAGAGCATCTCATCCTTCTACGCAGAATTGTTAAGAATTAAACAGATCGTCAGTGCAGCGAAGACCCAGACAAACATCTTTTTTCTATTAGATGAGATTTTCAAAGGCACTAATTCCCAAGATCGTCACGCCGGGGCTAAGGTGTTGATTCAACAATTAAGTAAGGCAGGGGCCATGGGCATGGTCTCCACTCACGACTTAGAACTAGGAGACTTGGAAAGGGATAGTGAGCGGAAAATCCGCAACTATCATTTCCGTGAGTATTATAAGGATGATGAGATATATTTTGATTATAAACTGCGCCCGGGAATTTCCACGACCCGCAATGCTATGTATCTGATAAAGATGGCGGGGATTGATGTAGAGCAGTGA
- a CDS encoding ATP-binding protein, with the protein MTQNIPGIPVSEQENLRINKLSTALLALDSLAIYRGLLEDVVISRLRALLISLTSDSTELREVINLYNDFYFELAKSGTISLKEYITDKIIFAENLFTSKLQSGQTPETSAIEKAVVQDLQELQLLANLDSKEFKAEINQRLNNPAYNSYVEKLPEWISEGQAAQTPLHIQQIKESFYRSKHWAECLEELKQFYQHNGSGVFARYIAFVWEKTNGQGYLKGIESPDPITLNDLIDYQSERSRVIENTLQFLQGVPSNNVLLYGDRGTGKSSTVKAILNHYHTQGLRMVEVPKAYLADFPLIIRHLKHRSQKFIIFIDDLVFGDNEENYTSLKAVLEGGLESKTPNILIYATSNRRHLVKEYFGERAGLHSGNHYEEVHAGDSMQEKLSLADRFGINVVFSSPDQNRYLKIVEGIAANRNLNIDKERLQKEALQWALWYNGRSARTARQFVDWIAGREILNT; encoded by the coding sequence ATGACACAAAACATACCCGGTATTCCTGTTTCAGAGCAGGAAAATCTTCGAATTAATAAACTATCTACAGCTTTACTGGCACTTGACTCCCTGGCAATCTACAGAGGATTATTGGAGGATGTAGTGATAAGTCGGCTTAGAGCCTTACTTATCAGTTTAACTTCAGATTCTACTGAGCTGAGAGAAGTTATTAACTTATATAACGATTTCTACTTTGAATTAGCCAAAAGCGGTACTATATCCCTGAAGGAATATATTACTGATAAAATAATCTTTGCTGAGAATCTATTCACCTCAAAACTTCAATCAGGGCAGACTCCGGAAACCTCTGCAATCGAAAAAGCAGTCGTACAAGATTTGCAGGAGCTGCAGCTTCTGGCAAATCTTGATTCAAAAGAGTTTAAGGCAGAAATTAATCAGCGTTTAAATAATCCGGCCTATAATTCTTACGTCGAGAAACTGCCAGAATGGATATCTGAGGGTCAGGCTGCCCAAACTCCCCTTCATATTCAGCAAATCAAGGAGAGTTTTTACCGTTCTAAACACTGGGCTGAATGTCTGGAGGAGCTTAAGCAATTCTACCAACATAATGGCAGTGGGGTATTCGCCCGTTATATCGCCTTTGTCTGGGAAAAAACTAATGGACAAGGCTATCTAAAAGGAATAGAAAGTCCGGATCCAATTACGTTAAACGATTTGATAGATTACCAAAGCGAGCGTTCTCGTGTCATTGAGAACACCCTGCAATTTTTGCAGGGTGTCCCATCTAACAATGTTCTCCTTTATGGGGATAGAGGTACCGGAAAGTCCTCCACAGTCAAAGCCATACTCAATCATTATCATACCCAAGGGCTGCGCATGGTGGAGGTTCCTAAAGCCTACCTGGCAGATTTCCCGCTGATTATTCGACATCTGAAGCATAGATCTCAAAAGTTCATTATCTTTATTGACGACTTAGTCTTTGGGGATAACGAGGAAAACTACACTTCTCTCAAGGCAGTGCTGGAGGGCGGTCTGGAAAGCAAAACCCCCAACATTCTAATCTATGCCACTTCCAACCGCAGGCATCTGGTTAAGGAGTATTTTGGTGAAAGGGCCGGCTTGCATTCGGGTAATCATTATGAAGAAGTCCATGCCGGAGATAGCATGCAGGAAAAGCTTTCCCTGGCCGATCGTTTTGGGATAAATGTAGTCTTCTCTTCTCCCGATCAAAACCGTTATCTCAAAATAGTTGAAGGGATTGCCGCCAACAGAAACCTAAACATTGACAAGGAACGCTTACAGAAAGAAGCTCTTCAGTGGGCACTATGGTATAATGGCCGTTCCGCAAGAACTGCGCGACAATTTGTGGATTGGATTGCAGGACGGGAAATCTTGAATACCTAG
- a CDS encoding DUF2164 domain-containing protein has protein sequence MKKMEIELNKDIREQLVEDLKRYFSKERDEELGNLGAELLLDFILNNIGPYIYNIGIADSYKYMNERVEDLLGLEKRSR, from the coding sequence ATGAAGAAAATGGAGATCGAACTAAATAAAGATATCAGAGAACAACTGGTTGAGGATCTTAAGCGATATTTCTCCAAGGAGAGAGATGAGGAACTTGGCAATTTAGGTGCCGAACTTCTGCTTGATTTTATTCTCAATAACATTGGCCCCTACATTTATAATATAGGAATTGCGGATTCTTATAAGTATATGAATGAACGGGTGGAGGATTTGTTGGGCCTGGAGAAACGCTCTCGTTAG
- a CDS encoding carboxymuconolactone decarboxylase family protein: MDDYFDNLDSTEINLKYFTEQHGQIYDAYEKYGQLIHKDGGPLDEKTCWLIKVALSTECQYPRALRTHILKAIRSGCTKEEIEHAILLVAPSAGFPRTMQGILILRNLLNEVEGHSVH; encoded by the coding sequence ATGGACGATTACTTTGATAACCTTGACAGTACTGAAATCAACCTAAAATACTTCACGGAACAACATGGGCAAATTTATGATGCCTATGAGAAATACGGTCAATTAATCCATAAAGATGGCGGCCCCTTAGATGAAAAAACCTGCTGGCTGATCAAAGTAGCACTTTCCACGGAGTGTCAGTACCCCAGAGCTCTGCGAACACACATTTTAAAAGCTATACGCAGCGGCTGTACTAAAGAGGAAATTGAACACGCCATTCTCCTGGTGGCTCCCAGCGCCGGTTTCCCCAGGACAATGCAAGGAATTCTGATTCTAAGAAACTTATTAAACGAAGTTGAGGGGCATTCTGTTCACTAG
- a CDS encoding ABC-F family ATP-binding cassette domain-containing protein — translation MISTSGLTLRFGKRALFEDVNVKFLPGNCYGLIGANGAGKSTFLKILSGEIDSTSGEVIITPGERIGVLKQDHFEFEEFEVLTTVIMGHTKLYQIMEEKDALYAKPDFSEEDGIRASILEGDFAELNGWQAESEASELLMGLGINKELQSSKMKELSGNEKVRVLLAQALFGNPNILLLDEPTNHLDLQSINWLENFLYNYENTVIVVSHDRHFLNKVCTHIADIDFGKIQLYVGNYDFWYESSQLALRLMRESNKKKEDKIEELQRFIQRFSSNASKAKQATSRKKQLEKLTLEDIKPSSRKYPYIAFTPDREAGNNILDVKNLTVTIDGEKVLDNISFLVNKGDKIAFVGPNGVAKTTLFKVLMGEITPDSGEFSWGITTTQAYLPLDNSSYFETDLNLVDWLRQFSKDPDESFVRGFLGRMLFSGDESLKKASVLSGGEKVRCMLSRMMLSGSNVLIFDEPTNHLDMESITALNNSLTNIDSNILFVSQDHQFVQTIATRIIEITPKGLIDRQLTFDEYLENADVLALREEMYS, via the coding sequence ATGATTAGTACCAGTGGATTGACGTTAAGATTCGGTAAACGGGCATTATTTGAAGATGTTAACGTAAAATTCCTTCCCGGAAACTGTTATGGCTTGATTGGAGCTAATGGTGCCGGAAAATCTACTTTCTTGAAGATTCTTTCCGGAGAAATAGATTCTACCAGCGGTGAAGTTATAATAACACCTGGGGAACGTATTGGAGTTTTAAAGCAAGATCACTTTGAATTTGAAGAATTTGAAGTACTAACAACGGTTATTATGGGACATACAAAATTATATCAGATCATGGAAGAGAAAGATGCCCTCTATGCCAAACCTGATTTTTCTGAAGAAGACGGGATACGGGCCTCCATTTTAGAAGGGGATTTCGCAGAACTGAATGGTTGGCAAGCAGAGTCTGAAGCCTCGGAATTATTAATGGGTTTAGGAATTAATAAAGAACTGCAAAGCAGTAAAATGAAGGAACTTAGTGGTAATGAAAAGGTTCGCGTTTTACTGGCCCAGGCTCTTTTTGGCAATCCCAACATTCTGTTGCTCGATGAGCCTACCAACCATCTCGACCTTCAATCCATTAACTGGTTGGAAAATTTCCTCTATAATTACGAGAATACCGTCATCGTTGTCTCTCACGACCGGCATTTCTTAAACAAAGTATGTACCCATATTGCCGACATTGATTTCGGTAAAATTCAACTTTATGTTGGAAACTATGATTTTTGGTATGAATCCAGTCAATTAGCTCTGAGATTAATGCGAGAATCCAACAAAAAGAAAGAAGATAAAATTGAGGAACTGCAGAGGTTTATTCAGCGCTTCAGTTCAAACGCCTCTAAAGCCAAGCAAGCAACCTCCCGTAAAAAGCAACTGGAAAAGTTAACATTAGAGGATATCAAACCCTCCTCACGTAAATACCCTTATATCGCTTTCACTCCGGACAGAGAAGCCGGTAATAATATTTTAGATGTCAAGAATTTAACAGTTACCATTGACGGAGAAAAAGTCCTGGACAACATCTCCTTCCTTGTCAACAAGGGAGACAAGATTGCCTTTGTCGGCCCCAATGGTGTCGCTAAAACTACCTTGTTCAAGGTGCTTATGGGTGAGATCACACCTGACAGCGGGGAATTCAGCTGGGGAATTACCACAACTCAAGCTTATCTGCCATTGGATAACTCCTCATATTTTGAAACAGATCTTAACTTAGTGGATTGGTTAAGACAATTCTCCAAAGATCCTGATGAATCGTTTGTCCGGGGGTTCCTGGGCAGAATGCTGTTTTCCGGAGATGAATCTTTGAAAAAGGCCAGTGTCTTATCCGGAGGAGAAAAAGTCCGCTGTATGCTCTCCCGCATGATGCTCAGCGGTTCAAACGTTCTTATCTTTGATGAACCAACTAACCATTTAGACATGGAATCCATCACGGCCCTCAACAATTCCTTGACCAACATTGACAGCAATATTTTATTCGTATCGCAAGATCATCAGTTTGTCCAAACTATTGCTACTCGCATCATTGAAATCACCCCTAAAGGATTGATTGATCGTCAATTAACCTTTGATGAGTACCTGGAAAATGCGGATGTTCTAGCTTTGCGCGAGGAAATGTACAGCTAA